A single Candidatus Binataceae bacterium DNA region contains:
- a CDS encoding exodeoxyribonuclease VII small subunit → MATTRRKFEDELKDLEGIVGQIDSGELSLEDSIAAFERGVGLVRSLNQKLDEVERKVELLMRNAQGELKTAPYDPAARSEGGGKGDGHRKDTPGKDDDDDIPF, encoded by the coding sequence ATGGCCACCACGCGCAGAAAGTTCGAAGACGAGTTGAAAGATCTCGAGGGAATCGTGGGACAGATCGATTCCGGCGAACTCTCGCTGGAGGATTCGATCGCGGCCTTTGAGCGCGGCGTCGGCCTCGTCCGCTCGCTCAACCAGAAGCTCGACGAGGTCGAGCGCAAGGTCGAGCTGCTGATGCGCAATGCGCAGGGCGAGCTCAAGACCGCGCCTTACGATCCGGCGGCGAGATCCGAAGGCGGCGGCAAGGGAGACGGCCATCGCAAGGACACCCCCGGCAAGGACGACGACGACGACATCCCTTTTTGA
- a CDS encoding S41 family peptidase, translated as MKRNRSPFLVAGVCAFAILVLLAEIAVRRADALPDDTYKELATFANVLAIVQKNYVEPVTTKQLINGAITGMLASLDPHSAYLTPDLYRDLEVETRGSFGGLGLEVTVKDDMLTVVAPIEDTPAYKAGVKAGDQIVKINDDFTKGMTLTDAVKRMRGPQGSKIHLTIHRKGVPELFTVSVTREVIKIKSVKAKDLRHGYEYIRVSSFEEGTGDDLQKALDKFRADHNGQVKGLVLDLRDNPGGLLNQAVQVGDEFLDGGLIVYTQGRQENQQQKYFSHRKKDFVDYPMVVLVNGGSASASEIVAGALQDQRRAITVGTQTFGKGSVQTILPLDDHSALRLTTARYYTPNGRSIQAVGITPDVTSEPPRTTLAALEQQGATINEDTEIRESDLLHHFKNNDAKSPNAPAGKDQNAPAAGSAKHSRGNHASKEQAGGVQPEQKDVQLERAIQVLDNWRSYKLQLARNDVPPPQAAPKPAAAPADDSGSDGSGQ; from the coding sequence ATGAAACGCAATCGTTCACCCTTCCTGGTCGCGGGCGTATGCGCGTTCGCGATCCTTGTCCTGCTGGCTGAGATCGCCGTGCGGCGCGCCGACGCGCTGCCCGACGACACCTACAAGGAACTGGCCACCTTCGCCAACGTGCTGGCGATCGTGCAGAAGAACTACGTCGAGCCGGTTACGACCAAGCAGCTGATCAACGGCGCGATAACCGGGATGCTGGCGTCGCTCGATCCGCATAGCGCCTATCTCACCCCCGACCTTTATCGCGACCTCGAAGTCGAAACCCGCGGCAGCTTCGGTGGGCTGGGTCTCGAGGTTACGGTCAAGGACGACATGCTGACGGTCGTCGCGCCCATCGAGGACACTCCCGCCTACAAGGCGGGGGTCAAGGCCGGCGACCAGATCGTCAAGATAAACGACGACTTCACCAAGGGTATGACGCTAACGGACGCGGTCAAGCGGATGCGCGGGCCGCAGGGCAGCAAGATCCACCTCACCATCCATCGCAAGGGCGTGCCGGAACTCTTCACGGTGAGCGTCACGCGCGAGGTGATCAAGATAAAGTCGGTCAAGGCCAAGGATCTGCGCCACGGCTACGAGTACATCCGCGTCAGCAGCTTTGAAGAGGGCACCGGCGACGATCTGCAGAAGGCGCTGGACAAATTCCGCGCGGATCACAACGGCCAGGTAAAGGGCCTGGTGCTCGATCTGCGCGACAACCCGGGCGGATTGCTCAACCAGGCGGTGCAGGTCGGCGACGAATTCCTCGACGGCGGACTTATCGTTTACACCCAGGGACGCCAGGAGAATCAGCAGCAGAAGTACTTCTCGCATCGCAAGAAGGATTTTGTGGACTACCCGATGGTGGTGCTGGTCAACGGCGGCAGCGCGAGCGCAAGCGAGATCGTCGCCGGCGCGCTGCAGGATCAGCGCCGCGCGATCACCGTCGGGACTCAGACCTTCGGCAAGGGCTCCGTGCAGACCATCCTGCCGCTTGACGATCACTCGGCGCTCCGCCTCACGACCGCGCGCTACTACACGCCCAACGGCCGCTCAATCCAAGCCGTCGGGATCACGCCCGACGTGACCTCCGAGCCGCCTCGGACTACGCTCGCGGCGCTCGAGCAGCAAGGCGCGACGATCAACGAGGACACGGAAATTCGCGAGAGCGACCTGCTCCATCATTTCAAGAACAACGACGCCAAGTCTCCTAACGCCCCCGCCGGCAAGGACCAGAACGCTCCGGCCGCGGGCTCCGCGAAGCACTCCAGGGGTAATCACGCGAGCAAGGAGCAGGCAGGGGGCGTTCAGCCGGAACAGAAGGACGTTCAGCTCGAACGCGCGATTCAGGTGCTGGACAACTGGCGCAGCTACAAGCTCCAGCTTGCGCGCAACGACGTTCCGCCGCCGCAGGCGGCGCCGAAACCGGCGGCCGCTCCCGCGGACGACTCGGGCTCTGACGGCTCGGGCCAATAG
- a CDS encoding TlpA disulfide reductase family protein, translated as MNPRVRLLSMLAGGALLAGVVLIAVTQIRRGASGPSQFEGTDSGLGGEKPIAAGQKAAAFKLTDLSGTSVSMSDLRGKVVFLNIWATWCAPCREEMPSMEKLYENFRNNKDFVMLAVSQDTGSRQEVMSYVKKHGYHFDVLLDPQNAVAEAYKVSGVPETFIIDRQGRVVAHHAGAFDWSQPAIRDALEELLKDSKG; from the coding sequence ATGAATCCCCGGGTGAGGCTGCTCTCGATGCTTGCCGGCGGGGCACTCCTCGCGGGCGTCGTGCTGATCGCGGTGACGCAGATCCGGCGCGGGGCGTCTGGGCCGTCGCAGTTCGAGGGCACCGATTCGGGACTCGGGGGCGAGAAGCCGATCGCCGCGGGCCAAAAGGCCGCCGCCTTCAAATTGACCGATCTGAGCGGCACTTCGGTCTCGATGTCCGACTTGCGCGGCAAAGTCGTGTTCCTCAATATCTGGGCGACCTGGTGTGCGCCGTGTCGCGAAGAGATGCCCTCGATGGAGAAGCTCTACGAGAATTTCCGCAACAACAAGGATTTCGTGATGCTAGCGGTCAGCCAGGATACCGGCAGCCGTCAAGAGGTCATGTCCTACGTCAAAAAGCACGGCTACCACTTTGACGTCCTGCTTGACCCGCAAAACGCGGTGGCCGAGGCTTACAAGGTGAGCGGCGTGCCGGAAACCTTTATTATCGACCGCCAGGGCCGCGTCGTCGCCCATCATGCGGGCGCCTTCGATTGGTCGCAGCCCGCGATTCGCGACGCCCTGGAGGAACTGCTCAAGGACAGCAAGGGCTAG
- the xseA gene encoding exodeoxyribonuclease VII large subunit has translation MAGQLELSLRGQVRALNVTQLVRMVRETLEANLDQCWVMGEISNARPAPSGHLYFTLKDAHSAINVVMFRSAAARMRFKVVDGMQVVVRGRVDVYEARGALQFYAEEIEPRGLGALQFAFEQLKERLSREGLFDEGRKRALPFLPAAVGVVTALGGAALRDILTVALARCPNLHVIIRPARVQGPGAAAEIAQAIDDLNDDARAQVMIVGRGGGSLEDLWAFNEEAVARAIHRSRIPVISAVGHEIDYTIADFVADVRAPTPTAAAQLVVPDFPALRRQVDETAATLNGAAVSALSDHRRAVAHLNTRLREPKAALRQARQRADEAAAALCAALAARLGDRRRHVAALGAHLTPPGALVRTLRLGAERVTLHLAQAMRGQATRMRMRVEAMAARLGEAAPRAMAERRRAALAAAAVRLGAAMERAQGRRSAELAALAARLDSTSPLRVLERGYAVAINLRDGRAVIDAAEVEIGDELDVRLSHGSLRARTTARQS, from the coding sequence ATGGCCGGCCAACTGGAACTCTCGTTGCGCGGCCAGGTGCGTGCGCTCAACGTCACGCAACTGGTGCGGATGGTCCGCGAGACGCTGGAGGCCAATCTCGACCAGTGCTGGGTGATGGGCGAAATCTCAAACGCCCGCCCGGCGCCCTCCGGCCATCTCTATTTCACGCTCAAGGACGCGCATAGCGCGATCAACGTGGTGATGTTCCGTTCGGCGGCGGCGCGGATGCGCTTCAAGGTCGTTGACGGGATGCAGGTCGTCGTGCGCGGCCGGGTCGATGTTTACGAGGCGCGCGGTGCGCTCCAGTTCTATGCCGAAGAGATCGAGCCGCGCGGTCTCGGCGCGCTGCAGTTCGCCTTCGAGCAGCTCAAGGAACGGCTGAGCCGCGAGGGGCTGTTCGACGAGGGCCGCAAGCGCGCGCTGCCGTTTTTGCCCGCGGCGGTGGGCGTGGTGACCGCGCTCGGCGGCGCGGCGCTGCGCGATATCTTAACGGTCGCGCTCGCGCGCTGTCCCAACCTGCACGTCATCATCCGGCCCGCGCGCGTGCAGGGGCCAGGCGCGGCCGCGGAAATCGCGCAGGCGATCGACGACCTTAACGACGACGCGCGCGCCCAGGTGATGATCGTGGGGCGCGGTGGCGGCTCGCTCGAGGATCTATGGGCGTTTAACGAAGAGGCGGTCGCGCGCGCGATCCATCGCTCGCGCATCCCGGTGATCTCGGCCGTCGGCCACGAAATCGACTACACCATCGCCGACTTCGTAGCCGACGTGCGCGCGCCGACGCCGACCGCGGCGGCGCAGCTCGTTGTCCCCGATTTTCCCGCGCTCCGCCGGCAGGTGGACGAAACCGCCGCTACGCTCAACGGCGCGGCGGTCAGCGCGCTATCCGACCATCGCCGCGCCGTCGCCCATCTCAACACGCGGCTGCGCGAGCCCAAAGCGGCGCTCCGCCAGGCGCGCCAGCGCGCCGACGAGGCGGCGGCCGCGCTCTGCGCGGCGCTCGCCGCGCGCCTTGGCGATCGGCGCCGCCACGTCGCCGCGTTGGGCGCGCATCTGACGCCCCCCGGCGCGCTCGTGCGCACGCTGCGTCTGGGTGCGGAGCGCGTGACGCTCCATCTGGCGCAAGCGATGAGAGGGCAGGCCACGCGGATGCGGATGCGCGTCGAGGCGATGGCGGCGCGACTTGGCGAAGCCGCGCCGCGCGCGATGGCCGAGCGCCGGCGCGCCGCCCTGGCGGCGGCGGCGGTGCGGCTGGGGGCGGCGATGGAACGTGCGCAGGGGCGCCGCAGCGCCGAACTGGCGGCGCTCGCGGCGCGCTTGGACTCGACCTCGCCCCTGAGGGTGCTCGAGCGCGGCTACGCCGTCGCGATAAACCTGCGCGACGGCCGCGCGGTAATTGATGCGGCCGAGGTCGAGATCGGCGACGAACTCGACGTCCGGCTGAGCCACGGCAGCCTGCGCGCCCGCACGACTGCGCGCCAATCCTGA
- a CDS encoding prolipoprotein diacylglyceryl transferase family protein, which translates to VLKLGPNHQLVSGFFPGVRVHPTALYETILYTGVFFILWSMRRRAGVAGRIFYLYLVLLGACRFMVEFLRVNPRVLFALSEAQLISLAMIAVGLVALWMTGGVFSGWTRAEAPAQSSPAAAKAAARA; encoded by the coding sequence GTGCTCAAGCTCGGACCGAATCATCAACTCGTATCGGGATTTTTCCCAGGCGTCCGGGTCCATCCGACGGCGCTCTATGAAACCATCCTCTACACGGGAGTATTTTTTATCCTGTGGTCGATGCGCCGGCGGGCAGGCGTAGCAGGCCGCATCTTTTACCTCTACTTGGTTCTCCTGGGAGCATGCCGGTTCATGGTGGAATTTCTCCGCGTCAATCCGCGCGTGCTCTTTGCGCTTAGCGAAGCGCAGCTTATCAGCCTCGCGATGATCGCGGTCGGCCTGGTTGCGCTCTGGATGACCGGCGGCGTGTTCTCCGGATGGACGCGCGCGGAAGCGCCGGCGCAGAGCAGCCCTGCCGCGGCGAAAGCTGCGGCGCGCGCATAG